The Castanea sativa cultivar Marrone di Chiusa Pesio chromosome 4, ASM4071231v1 sequence atgcatctggatatgaaaaactttataaaaaaaaattaattgagtctcAAAAGGGATtaatggataaatttgttattagtaataaaaaaaatataacacaaaatttagatgaaatagattttgttaattagtcaatttgcatctcaaaaggcaagaaaaatagattttaaatgaaatatattataatataaaaatattaaataaacattaatttaattaatatataggtATAAAAAAGACCCCATTTTTAGTTCTCGCCTTAGGCCCTAAAATGTCTAGGGCCGGCCCTTCTCAAATGTTTCTCTCTTTGCCTTATGATCTCTCTATCAATCGCTATTTTTCGTAAAATAGGAAGTGAAATGGTGTTTTAAATAGCCAGTTAGTTTTTGTTATAAACATTGAGTAAAGCAATGggttaagggtctgtttgggatccaTTTAtattgctgaaattgaaaattttttgctgaaagtactgtagataaaggtaaaaattagctgaaatagtacagtagaactatgaatagtaccaaaaagtatagtgggcctatgaatagtagtaaaaaaaataaactgaataataaaataagctaactttttttaatttggagccaaGCGCACACTAAGTGGTGTGTTTTAAACTGTTTCTTAAGAATTACTAATTGCATTGTTTTTTGGACAATTGATTGTGTCATACAATATGACACTGCACAATTAAACTCTACACATGGCAGAATTTTAAATGGCATTTTTTCTAACATGTCACAACATCTTTAATTGCAAAGAAATgattctgcttttatatataatattagatttgatagttacaatggggAAATGAGGATTTGATAGTATTAGCAGGTACtaatcaattgaattacaagaaTTTTGACTACTTTTCAACACTTATTTAAGTAGTTTtatatccatttaaaaaaaatgggttGTTTTCCGTCAAAATAGCTTCCAATGAGATAGTTCAGTCTCGACTGGCCATATCTTACGTTTTACACTTTACCACAATTAACTTATTAGTCATTAAATCGGAATTTCATCATGTCTTAGACCGTCAATATTGAGACGTTATGAAATCCTTAACCCTTCAAACACAAATTCAAGTGAAGGGCTCAACATAACCAAGAAACAGGAACACACGTTAAGTCTCAAAGTCATCTCAAGATAATTTTCATATCAAACAAACACTTTTGGAATAAACCCGTAAGCAAGGTAAAGGATCATACttttataaatgttttcttccttttttcaaCATGCAAGGTAggaatttgtttttatcttctGTTTTTTTTCAACATGCAAGGCAAGAATatgtttttatcttctttttttatgaataatacTTTTACTTTTGtcctattttaatatatatatatatataaacaatcgAGCATGGCAAATGATTCACGCTTCACCCTCTCAAAAGAACTCTGACCCAAGTGGCATCAAGAAGATCTCAAAGGCTGAACAAAGGATAATGCTTATTACAGGTATGTTACTAAAATATTAGATATAATATAGTTTAAGGTTAATTAGTTTACATTCGTGTAGTTTGAGTCTTTTTAACATTGTCTACCCATGTTTTGAAAAgtttcattttacacatttgaGATTAGCTCCTTTATGTAGCACTAAGTCACCTCATCATTTTCACTCttaaaaatataagataaatagAGAAAATCAAGATTTGTATGGAAAGTAAATTTTGttaggtttgtgtttgtttagaCTCCTTAAAAAAGATtgtttagccaagtgattattTAGGTTAATTATGAAATCTAGTGTATAAACATTTGTGTGTACTCTCTTTTTCATACTTCGGCTCAACGTTCAATCTTCAAACAGATTTACAGAACAACTTTAATGACCTATGGATTCAGAGCCAAAATTCGATTTTGGCAAAACCGCTGTACACAAGCACAGAAACCCAAACAATCGTGTTCACTCACAAACTCCTTTGTCGCCGCCAAAAACATGCTTGAAATCCACGTGTATTGGTGCAAGTTGTTCAGACCCAGATCGAAGGTTTGAGATTCATCTACACTAACCACCTTTCATGGGTTGAAATTCACACCATTCCTGATTCACCATGGGGGTGTCATTTAACAAATCACTCTTAACCGAGCTCCAAGAACTGTCCATGGAGTACACAACCATTGCTCAAAACACAGCCGAGTTTATCGCCTTGACACCCTCATGAAGTCCTCATGCAAGCGAACCATGATCATTTGATCAAGTGGCAAAGCAATCATGATTTTCACCCAAGGTGTGCATCAGTGATCTCTATTGAAGTAGGAACTTCAAACACTTGAGGTTTAAGAAAGGATCAACTTAGCCGCTTTTGGAACTGGTCCTATATCACCAAGACATCAAGGATGACAAAGAAGTGAGCATCATCCGagatttgatttggtttttccGCAAAATATAGTTAACCCTTGAGATTTTGGCTAATGTTAGTATGTTCTAAGACTATATAATCAATTTAGTTTCTAAGTATTATAAGAAAGAGGAGAAAAATAAGTAATAGTTTAGAGACCAAGATCGGTTTAAAGACCAAACTGGTCGGTTTTAAAAACTCTAAAATTTGGTTAATATTAGTCCAAACCTCAAAAAGTTTAACACATGGGTTCATAAACACGGCAAcccagaaaaaataaataaataaataaaaaagtcacGTGGTATTGTAAGGTTTTTTCATGTAAGCCCTAGGCACATAGTTGGTCTTCTATGTAAGGTCATGACATAGGATCGAACTCAGTCATTCTAGCCAGACATCAAGGTAATAATGACATAGGATCAATGTCTGTCATGCCAACCAGATGTCAACTCTGTAATTACTTATTAGTGTAACGTTGGCGATATACAATATTTTACCATTTAGCAACATAGGTACCACATCAAGCTATATATCCAAGATATTCAATACTCAAGCTTTCCCCTTTAATTTGAGGGCAAGTGTTAAATGTATAATGACCCAATTAAGTGGCCATTGACGGCTTCACATTTATGTCAAGGTAGTCATAGGACATCCTAacttgcaaatatatatatatacacttgctaaaaaaaatattattcacTAAACTAACCAATTTTGACCACCCTAATATAAACGTTGAAGACTCTAActtaaaaatcacaaaaatttcggctcaacaaaaataaaagtatttctatatccacaacattttcataataattttacattaaattcTACATTGTAAgctgttactaattctaatttgaatacaatactaacattacttttttacccaccaataacaagttgttaaataagatttgttgtaaaaatgttatagacataACATCATCCTAAAAATAATTCTGCCCCTCAAACATAATCCTTGAAcccttaaccaaaaaaaaaaaaaggcttaaagTTACAACTATAAAAATTAGCCCAAATAACAATAAGAGTAACCCAACCAAAAACAAGACTAGAccaaacataatccttaacccaaaaaaaaaaaaaaggcttaaaaATAACAACTATAAAAATCAGTCCaaataacaataaaagtaacccaaacaaaaacaagaatataccaaacaataataaatgaacaaattcttcaacaaaaagcctattcgagaacaagaaataaaaatttctaattatttaaaattttaactcgTTCAAcacattatataaaaataatctctaatttcaATTTTCCTTGTAAAACAATACCAAGAGAAATATTGTGGTCGTGAGCTCTCCTTGGCAGTGCTggcaattattttttctctttccattttttctcttctgTATTATCGTTTCAAACTCTTTCTCAATTTACTATTTCCATCTCAACATTTTTAGTTCTCACTTTACCtcttactagtttttttttttttttctcgttgttggtaaaaaaatgtaatactttatgtatttatatattcaagttattgacttatttttatatagaataTGTAGTCGTTCAAGGACATTTTCACCATGGACGTAGGGCATGAAGCCAAACCATATAAACTTTTgtgtatattctttttttttcataattccGCTCATCATTCAACATTATACAATCACACAATAACCTTAACAATATTGATGTTCTTATTTCAATCGAAGTACCTCATTCAtatgaaaaagggaaaaaaccGATATAGGCTATATTAATGTAAcacatattttttgtttaatttataaaaacttcTTCTATCAAgactttttatcttttctattcCATTTTTGGTCTccttgatgagttctatgcaaaCTAAAATTTAGTTATGTCTTGCCAAAACATAATATTATCTTTTGGTTTAAATCCTGGTGaagttttgaatattttgattttcCTGGAAACAGGAAAGCATTTTCAAGTGGTTCCAGAGTTACTGCAGAAAATATGGAATAATTGGGAGCTACGACTGCTGGTCCTTCTCAGTCTCACCTTGCAACTGTCTCTCTTTCACTTTGGCAGACAAAGAAGATGTAATGCTAAAATAAGGATCCATATCTTTCTGTGGTTTTGCTACCTCATGGCTGATTCAGTGGCAACAATTGCACTAGGTGTCATCTCCAGTAAAAAGCGTAATTTTGGCAATAATAATCCTATAGTACATAATGAGCTCACGGCATTCTGGGCACCATTTATGCTTTTACACCTTGGCGGTCAGGACACAATCACAGCTTTCGCGATACAAGACAATCAATTGTGGTTAAGGCACTTTCTTGCACTAGTTGTTCAATCATGTGTGACATTCTACATCTTTAACACATCTTTGAAGGGCAACTGGCTATCGCTTCTTACTATTCCCATGATTCTTGTTGGGTTCATCAGGTATGTAGAAAGGATATGGGTCATGCGATCAGCAAATAAACCTCCAGTAGACGCTGATGAGATACCTCCGGTAGACACTGGTATCAGCAATGGTGGTACAACAACAGACCCACTTATTACTTTTGGCAAATTCAGAGATCTCTTTCTATATCAGAAGATGCCAGTTGCGTTCCGACAAGGCATCCGTGGCCAATTTGAAAGTTACGATTTTCAAAGAGCATTCAAAAGGATTGAAATTGAACTCGGACATGCATATGATTATTTCTACACCAAGGCTCCTTTGTTTTATAGGAGTTGGGGTTGCATCTTTCGCAGCATCACTCATTGTTTCATCTTTTGCGTGTTTGTATTCTTCATCGtaaaagagagacaaagagatcTGAAAGTGGATTTGATTATCACTTACATACTGCTGGGTGGAGCTCTATTTATAGAGACATATACTGTGATTTTACAGATTTCCTCTAATAAGGGACTTCAATGCCCATGGTTAGAAAAGCTTAATCCGTTTTTCTCATTATTTGTCAGTAATGATAAATTGTGGTCAAACACAATGGGTCAATTCAATATGCTTAGCTTTTGCTCCAAAAATCCTGGAATTGACCTACATGGAACCCCAAAATTCTTTGTTGACTTGAGAGTGTTGTTCTTCAGTCACATATTGCCAAGGATAAGTGGGGAACTAGAGATGCTTTACTATAGGACCAACAAGCAGGTCTCTGATGAGCTGAAAAGCTTAGTCTGGGACAAGATTAAGGAAAACCCAAATGTTTATAAATCAGTGCTTTCTGTAGACTATAATGTCCTGTACTTAACTCAGGATAGAACCATATTTGTAGAACTTGATGTGAGCATTATCATCTGGCACCTTGCCACGGAACTCTGCTTTTACACTGATCAGGGTAGCAACGCAGAAGCGGATAAACAACGACATGTGATTAAGGAGATATCAGAGTACATAATGTATATAGTTGCCTTTTGTCCTAACATGTTTTCAATGGGAAGTGTAAAAGTCAACTTTCAATCTTCATGTAGACACGTTGGGGATCTTCTCAAACATTGCAGAGGATCATCGATGTCCCGAGTTTTTGAAGAATTAACGTCACGTCTAACTGACGGAAGGGTTTACCTCAAAAGAGAACCTGGCCATGTTGAGTCTGTCAAGGGCTATTTATTAGATACAGATTTGCTAGCATGTGCAGATCTGGTTGCAcgaaaattgagagagaaggaagaacaAAAATGGGAGCTCTTGGCTAAGTTTTGGGTTGAGATCCTAACTCATGTTGCTGCACTTTGTAATGGAACTAGTCACGCTCAACAGCTACGAAAAGGTGGGGAGTTTCTTACGCATATCTGGTTTTTGATAGAGCATTTGGACcttaaagaaaaatttcaaatgCCACGAGCAGTTCCACATCTGGAAGAAGAAGAGACACCAGCGCCACGACGAGCAGTTCCACATTTGGAAGAAGAGACACAAGCAGAGTGGACTCAGGATCTACATATTTGTGCATTGTAAGTTATTGTCAACTTCTTGTAACCACGGATCTAAGTTGAAATGCCCTTACAACTACAATAACTTCTTCCGATTTCTTGTTTTCCGCTCTCTAAATAAATgcaaatgaaataatttttttttttttttgaaaatagttttaacTTGTAACTTCTGCTTTTAATAATTGCtcaaatgaaataaattgtAATGTAAAATTTAACTAATCGTGGACCTgataattttttgagaatagtctcatcaaatttattttttgcaatttgaactaatttaaaataactttctcaatcacaatattttcactcCTACGGTCCAAACTGAAAAAACATatctcaaaaattaataaaactctacaaaactacaattcaaaataaatttaataaaagaaaaaaaaatagaactcaCATGAATGAGAGAGAATCGATGTTCTTGGTTTGATTGGATAGTCATGCATGTCCAAAATTGGAGATTCATTCTCTATTTATAGTTAGGGGTGTCCATGAGTCGGGTTAAGgagattttttgacccaacccatcatggtgggttaaaaaaaattcaacccaactcaacccatcacataagtccaacccaacccaacccacatgagTCGGGTTAGGTCGGGTTAAACCCAtgagttagaaattttttttttattactatattattaaattgaacacaaaaatataaatataaatatattttaaaaaaaaacccaaaaattagtatcaatgtaactctttagaggCAAACAATACTAATGACTAACCAACAATAGTAAAAACAATAAGAAGAGGGCCAGACAGAGACAAACATGCAAAgtaagatagaaagaaaaggaCACAACAAGTCGGCAAGAGAAAATATTGTAGAGTAAGAAATAGACTTGGAAGTTgagacaaaacaaaaacatttaaaaatcagccaaaaaaaaactaagaaatcaACAAAGTAAAAACTAAACATTGATCCACCACGGCAAGAGAGATAAGCagataaagtgagagagaggagagagagaggccagaaaaagagaaatagagtaaaagaaagaaacccaAGTACCTGCACCTAACACCAGAAGAGAGAACCACCAGAGTAAGAAAGAAATTTATGGTTGAGACAGCgcaaaatcatttaaaaattagtaaaaagaaaactaagaaatcaacaaagcaaaaaataaatactgaTCCACCACAATAAGAGAGATAAACAGatagagtgagtgagagagagagagagaagcgagagaaagagaaatagagcaagagagagaaaacattgAGAAACTTTACCTAACATCGGAAGAGAGAGCTATCACCAGAAAGATAGAGGTGGTGATGATAGCTGATGGACGGTAGTGGCTCAACAGAGGAAGAGAGGGTTAGGGTTCAAAAGGGAGGGGGAGGCAGCACATTAAGAGAAAATGTTTTAGAGTTTGTGTGAATTAATTAGCTTTTATATAAATAGAAATAactagttatttaaaaaaaattattaattatataatatattttaaatatataggaGTCGGGTTAGATTTagcaaatttgaaattttatagcCCGAACTCAACTCGCCCTGCTATCAAAAAAACCTTTGTAAC is a genomic window containing:
- the LOC142632431 gene encoding uncharacterized protein LOC142632431; this translates as MIHASPSQKNSDPSGIKKISKAEQRIMLITGKHFQVVPELLQKIWNNWELRLLVLLSLTLQLSLFHFGRQRRCNAKIRIHIFLWFCYLMADSVATIALGVISSKKRNFGNNNPIVHNELTAFWAPFMLLHLGGQDTITAFAIQDNQLWLRHFLALVVQSCVTFYIFNTSLKGNWLSLLTIPMILVGFIRYVERIWVMRSANKPPVDADEIPPVDTGISNGGTTTDPLITFGKFRDLFLYQKMPVAFRQGIRGQFESYDFQRAFKRIEIELGHAYDYFYTKAPLFYRSWGCIFRSITHCFIFCVFVFFIVKERQRDLKVDLIITYILLGGALFIETYTVILQISSNKGLQCPWLEKLNPFFSLFVSNDKLWSNTMGQFNMLSFCSKNPGIDLHGTPKFFVDLRVLFFSHILPRISGELEMLYYRTNKQVSDELKSLVWDKIKENPNVYKSVLSVDYNVLYLTQDRTIFVELDVSIIIWHLATELCFYTDQGSNAEADKQRHVIKEISEYIMYIVAFCPNMFSMGSVKVNFQSSCRHVGDLLKHCRGSSMSRVFEELTSRLTDGRVYLKREPGHVESVKGYLLDTDLLACADLVARKLREKEEQKWELLAKFWVEILTHVAALCNGTSHAQQLRKGGEFLTHIWFLIEHLDLKEKFQMPRAVPHLEEEETPAPRRAVPHLEEETQAEWTQDLHICAL